In a genomic window of Erinaceus europaeus chromosome 12, mEriEur2.1, whole genome shotgun sequence:
- the LOC103111170 gene encoding large ribosomal subunit protein eL18-like → MGVDIRHKDRKVWHKEPKSQDIYLRLLVKLYRFLARRTSSTFNQFVLKTLFMSQTNRPPLFLSRMIGKMKLPGREGKTAVVVGTITDDVRVQVVPKLKVCALRVTTRAWSRILKAGGKILTFDQLALDSPKGCGTVLLSGPRKGREVYRHFGKALGTPHSHTKPYVRSKGRKFERARGRRASRGYKN, encoded by the coding sequence ATGGGAGTTGACATCCGCCACAAGGACCGAAAGGTTTGGCACAAGGAGCCCAAGAGCCAGGACATCTACCTTAGGCTGCTGGTCAAGCTCTACAGGTTCCTGGCCAGGCGGACCAGCTCCACCTTCAACCAGTTTGTGCTGAAGACGTTGTTCATGAGCCAGACCAACCGGCCGCCCCTGTTCCTCTCCCGGATGATCGGGAAGATGAAGCTTCCCGGCCGGGAAGGCAAAACAGCTGTGGTGGTTGGGACTATCACCGACGACGTGCGTGTCCAGGTGGTGCCCAAGCTGAAGGTATGTGCCCTGCGTGTGACCACCCGTGCCTGGAGCCGCATCCTCAAGGCTGGGGGCAAGATCCTTACGTTTGACCAGCTGGCCCTGGACTCCCCCAAGGGCTGTGGCACCGTCCTGCTCTCTGGACCTCGTAAGGGCAGAGAGGTGTACAGGCATTTCGGCAAGGCCCTAGGCACCCCGCACAGCCACACCAAGCCTTACGTCCGCTCCAAGGGCCGGAAGTTCGAGAGAGCCAGAGGCCGAAGGGCCAGTCGTGGCTACAAAAACTAA